CGCGCATCAACATCGTGGAAAACGCCGACCTTTCCGGCCTGCCGTCCTCGACGGTGATCTGTGCCGAAATCGACCCGCTGCGTTCGGAGGGCGAGCTTCTGGCCGAGAAGCTGGAGCAAGCGGGCGTGGATGTGCGCCACAAGACGTTCCACGGTTCGACGCACGAGTTCTTCGGCATGGCCATGGTCGTGCCCGACGCCATGGCGGCCCAGACCTTCGCCGCCCACGAACTGAAGCGCGCCTTCGGCACGGCCATCCTGCCGATCTGATCCTGCGCCACCACACCCGTCATCCTCGGGCTTGTCCCGAGGATGCATAGGCCCGCTGTTGGGCCTGGGATGGCGGCGGCAGGGCTGAGAGAGGGTTTTTCTTGCGGCGGCGCCTGTCGCCCGCCAAGAACGGGCGACGCCACAGCCGCACCGGACCGACCGCATGACCCGCACCCCCCTCGACGCCCATATCGCCGCCCTGGACATCCCGGACGGCCTGAAGTCGGTCTTGACCATCGTGGGCCGGACCTGCGCCGAGATCAGCGAGGTGGTGGCGGGCGGCGCCCTGGCCGGGGCGCTGGGCGCGTCCGGCCAGATCAATGTGCAGGACGAGGAACAGAAGAAGCTGGACGTCATGACCGACGACATGCTGACCCAGGCGCTGCTGGCCTGTCCCGCCATCGCCGGGGTCGCCTCGGAAGAGAAGGACGAGGCCGAGATCGCGACCAATCCGGCGGGCGAATATCTGGCCCTGTTCGACCCGCTGGACGGATCGTCCAACATCGACATCAACGCTCCGGTGGGCACCATCGTCTCGGTGTTGAAGTCGCCGTCCGCCGCGCCGACACAGGGCGACTTCCTGCAAACGGGCCGCCATCAGGCCGCCGCCCTCTATGCCGTCTATGGGCCGCAGACCATGCTGGTCCTGACCACGGGCGACGGCGTGAAGGGCTTCACCCTGGCGGGTGACGGCCAATGGTTCCTGACCCACGACGCCATCGCCATTTCGCCGGACACGAAGGAATTCGCGATCAATGTCTCGAACCAGCGTCACTGGGCCGAGCCGGTGCAGCGTTATGTGCAGGCCCTGCTGCAGGGCGAGGAAGGTCCGCGCGGCAAGAACTTCAACATGCGCTGGGTCGCGGCCATGGTCGCCGATGTCCACCGTATCCTGATGCGCGGCGGCGTCTTTTTCTATCCGTGGGACAAGCGCGAGCCGAACAAGCCCGGCAAGCTGCGCCTGATGTACGAGGGCAATCCGATGGCCTTCCTGATCGAACAGGCGGGCGGCAAGGCCACCACCGACGGCGTCCAGCCCATCCTCGACGTCCAGCCGACCCAACTGCACCAGCGTATTCCGGTCGCCCTGGGTTCGGCCAACGAGATCGACGCCTTCGCGGGCGCCTGATCTGGAGTCTGAGCCATGATCATCAGTCCCGCCGACGCCCTTCTGGTCATCGACCCGCAGAACGACTTCTGCGAGGGCGGGGCGCTGGCGGTTCAGGGCGGGGCGGGGATCATGCCCCTGATCAACCGGCTGGCCGAACGGTTCGGTCGGGTCGTCGTGACCCAGGACTGGCACACGCCGGACCAGATTTCCTTCGCCTCCAACCACCCCGGCGCGGCCCCCTTCACCGAGATCGAGGTCGCCTACGGCCGCCAGATGCTGTGGCCCGATCACTGTCTCCAGGGTTCAGTCGGCGCGGATTTCCACCCGGAGGTGAAGCCGACCCTCGACCGCGCCGTCGCCGTCATCCGCAAGGGCTATAATCCGGCGGTCGATTCCTATTCCGGCTTCTTCGAGAACGACCACCGGACGCCGACGGGCCTGGCGGGCCTGCTGCGCGATCTGGGCGTGAAACGGGTGTTCCTGGCGGGCCTGGCCCTGGATTACTGCGTCCGCTTCACCGCCGAGGACGCGGTGCGCGAAGGGTTCGAGGCGGTCGTCATCGCCGACGCCAGCCGCGCCATCGCCCCGCAAACCGAAACCGCCGCGCTGGACAGTTTCCGCGCGCTGGGCGTCACCGAGATTAAGGCCGACAGGCTTATCTGATCCTTCCCTTCGTCATTCCGGGCGAAGCGTAGCGAAGACCCGGAACCCAGCGGCGCGCGAGAGCGCGAACCTGTCGCGGAATCTGATGTTTCAGGGGCGTGCGGCGGACGCATTTCGCCTTCGGCGCCGCTGGGTTCCGGGTCTTCGGGCCAAGCGGCCCTTCGCCCGGAATGACGAAAAGGGGAGGGGTCAGCGCTGCGCGTAGGCCTCGACCTCGGCGATCCGCGCGGCCTTGTCGGCGTCGTTCAGGAACGACCCCTCGAAACTGTTCTTCGCCAGTTGCGTCACCTGGTCGCGCGTCAGGCCGACCGCGTCCGCCAACTGGCTGTAGTTGGCGTTCACATAGCCGCCGAAATAGGACGGGTCGTCAGAGTTCAGGGTGACGTGCAGGCCCCGGCGCAGCATCTCGGGGATCGGGTGGTCCTTCAGATCATCGACCACGCGCAGTTTCAGGTTCGACAGCGGACAGACGGTCAGGGTCATCCGTTCGGCCGCCAGACGTTCGATCAGGGCCTTGTCCTCCATCGAACGGTTGCCGTGGTCCATCCGGTCGATGTGCAGCAGGTCCAGCGCCTCATGCACATAGGCGGGCGGGCCTTCCTCGCCCGCGTGGGCGCACAGTTTCAGGCCCAGCTCACGCGCGGCGGCGAAGACGCGCTGGAATTTCGACGGCGGATGGCCGACCTCCGACGAATCCAGCCCCACGCCGATGAAATGATGCAGATAGGGCTTGGCCATTTCCAGCGTGGCGAAGGCCTCGTCTTCGGTCAGGTGGCGCAGGAAGCTGAGGATCAGGCCGCTGGTCACGCCCAGCTCCACCCTGGCCCGGTCCATGCCCGCGATCAGCCCCTCGACCACCACGCCGAACGACACGCCGCGATCCGTGTGGGTCTGAGGGTCGAAGAAGATTTCGGCGTGGCGGACGTTGTCGGCGGCGGCCCTCTGGAAATAGGCGAAGGCCAGATCCTCGAAATCCCGGCGCGTCAGCAGGACGGCGGCGCCCGCGTAATAGATGTCCAGAAAGTCCTGCAGGTTCGAGAAATCATAGGCCGCCCGCACCGCCTCGACGCTGTCGTAGGGAATGGAGACGCCGTTGCGCCGGGCCAGTTCGAACATCAGTTCCGGCTCCAGACTGCCCTCGATATGCAGGTGCAGCTCGGCCTTGGGCAGGCCGGCGATATAGGCGTGAAGGTCCGTGTCGAGTTCGCCGGTCATAGGCCGTTCTCCTGCGCATAGTCGTCCAGGCTCATGACTTCGATGTTCGTCGCGTCCGATGCCCGCACCTTGCCGATCAGCTTCTTGTCCGCCGTCAGAAACGGGACACCCAACTGTTCGGCGTGGGCGACGTAGAAGCAGTCATAGGCCGGATGTTCCAAGGCGATCGCCAACTGCACCGCCCTTTCGATCAGCCTGCGACCAGGTTCCACATAGAGGTTCATCGTCTCGATCAACTCCACCGCCTGCATCGCTTGATGGCTGGTGATGTCGCCCATCCGGCAGCGCTTCCAGATGATGTTGGCGCATTCCGACAGGATCAGATCGGGCGCCGACCAAGGTTGGGCCCGAAAGGCGGCGACGGCGATGGGGCTGTCGGGCTCATGCAAGGCGACCTTGATCGCAACGCTGGCGTCCACGACGATCAACGATAATCCCGATCTTCGCGGATCAGGATTTCGGAGGGCGTGCTGAGCTTGCCCTCGGTGGCGTCACGAAGGGCGGCGGCGCGGCGTTCCCATTCGGCGTCGATACGAGGCGTCAAAGCCTTGCGGAGAATCTCGCGATGTTCCGCCTCTGCCGAGCGATTGTTCTCGTGGGCGCGCTTTTTCAGAGCGATGGCGATGTCGTCGTCGATATTTCGGACGTGAAGGCTGACAGGCATGTTCGCGTTCCTCGTGCTAGCACATATAGCACGCGATGGGCGTCGTCGCTACATCCGCTCGGGCGTCTCGATGCCCAGCAGGTTCAGCGCGATCTCAAGCTGGCTGAGCGCCGCCGCCGACAGGGCCAGGCGCGAGCGCTTCACGGCCTCGTCCGGCGCGACCAGCACGGGGCAGGCGGCGTAGAATTTCGAGAACGACTGCGCCACGCGATAGGCGTGTTCGGCGACCAGATGCGGCATCCGCTTGTCATAGGCGTCCGACACGGCCGTCGAGAAGGCGTCCAGCGTCAAAGCCAGATCGCGTTCGGCCGGTTCGGCGATGACGATGGGACCGGGGGCGACGCCCTGTTCGGCCGCCTTCCTCAGCAGGGATTTGATCCGCACCGACTGGTACAGCAGATACGGCCCGGTCTTGCCTTCGAAGCTCATGAACCGGTCGAGGTCGAAGACGTAGCTGGTGGTGCGCGCGTTCGACAGGTCGGCGAACTTCAGGGCGGCGATGGCCACCTTGTGGGCGATGGCCTCG
Above is a genomic segment from Candidatus Brevundimonas colombiensis containing:
- a CDS encoding class 1 fructose-bisphosphatase, with protein sequence MTRTPLDAHIAALDIPDGLKSVLTIVGRTCAEISEVVAGGALAGALGASGQINVQDEEQKKLDVMTDDMLTQALLACPAIAGVASEEKDEAEIATNPAGEYLALFDPLDGSSNIDINAPVGTIVSVLKSPSAAPTQGDFLQTGRHQAAALYAVYGPQTMLVLTTGDGVKGFTLAGDGQWFLTHDAIAISPDTKEFAINVSNQRHWAEPVQRYVQALLQGEEGPRGKNFNMRWVAAMVADVHRILMRGGVFFYPWDKREPNKPGKLRLMYEGNPMAFLIEQAGGKATTDGVQPILDVQPTQLHQRIPVALGSANEIDAFAGA
- the pncA gene encoding bifunctional nicotinamidase/pyrazinamidase, with the translated sequence MIISPADALLVIDPQNDFCEGGALAVQGGAGIMPLINRLAERFGRVVVTQDWHTPDQISFASNHPGAAPFTEIEVAYGRQMLWPDHCLQGSVGADFHPEVKPTLDRAVAVIRKGYNPAVDSYSGFFENDHRTPTGLAGLLRDLGVKRVFLAGLALDYCVRFTAEDAVREGFEAVVIADASRAIAPQTETAALDSFRALGVTEIKADRLI
- a CDS encoding adenosine deaminase; the protein is MTGELDTDLHAYIAGLPKAELHLHIEGSLEPELMFELARRNGVSIPYDSVEAVRAAYDFSNLQDFLDIYYAGAAVLLTRRDFEDLAFAYFQRAAADNVRHAEIFFDPQTHTDRGVSFGVVVEGLIAGMDRARVELGVTSGLILSFLRHLTEDEAFATLEMAKPYLHHFIGVGLDSSEVGHPPSKFQRVFAAARELGLKLCAHAGEEGPPAYVHEALDLLHIDRMDHGNRSMEDKALIERLAAERMTLTVCPLSNLKLRVVDDLKDHPIPEMLRRGLHVTLNSDDPSYFGGYVNANYSQLADAVGLTRDQVTQLAKNSFEGSFLNDADKAARIAEVEAYAQR
- a CDS encoding type II toxin-antitoxin system VapC family toxin; this translates as MDASVAIKVALHEPDSPIAVAAFRAQPWSAPDLILSECANIIWKRCRMGDITSHQAMQAVELIETMNLYVEPGRRLIERAVQLAIALEHPAYDCFYVAHAEQLGVPFLTADKKLIGKVRASDATNIEVMSLDDYAQENGL